Proteins from a genomic interval of Acetobacterium woodii DSM 1030:
- a CDS encoding DMT family transporter: MEKTMKGTLYVVIAMILFSTGGLFIKLINASAFSIVFGRALIAGLFFFPFIQWKKIKFSKNYIGLVISYCYLCIAFVLTTKITTAANAIILQCTAPLWLYLFYVIRGKKIVKRELVPRLFILVGIIVILSASDGGNVWGDMLALTNGIAYAAVQHFLEKDYSVSDMSLVGLNNIVLCFVILLTMGHNLNYSGLSIYGWLGLIVLGIFQIGISYVFLFKGVRLISPLKASIVSLLEPILNPILVFFFIGETPSLIALIGFVVIFLGIGLTIIPTKRVDQIEEY; this comes from the coding sequence TGAAAGGAACCTTGTACGTGGTCATAGCGATGATTCTTTTTAGTACCGGGGGACTTTTTATCAAGCTCATTAACGCCAGCGCTTTTTCCATTGTTTTTGGAAGAGCACTCATCGCTGGGTTATTTTTTTTCCCTTTTATTCAATGGAAAAAAATCAAGTTCTCAAAGAATTATATCGGCTTAGTTATTTCGTATTGTTATTTATGTATCGCTTTTGTTTTAACCACAAAAATTACCACCGCAGCGAATGCGATCATTCTTCAGTGTACCGCACCACTATGGCTTTATTTATTTTATGTGATCAGAGGGAAAAAAATCGTCAAACGTGAGTTGGTGCCGAGGCTATTTATTTTAGTCGGAATTATCGTAATTTTAAGTGCCTCCGATGGCGGCAATGTTTGGGGAGATATGTTGGCCTTAACCAACGGGATTGCTTATGCAGCGGTGCAGCATTTTCTGGAAAAGGATTATTCCGTGTCGGACATGTCGCTGGTCGGTCTCAATAATATTGTTCTTTGCTTTGTCATTCTGCTGACCATGGGACATAATCTTAATTATTCGGGATTATCAATTTATGGCTGGTTGGGATTGATTGTTTTAGGAATCTTTCAGATTGGGATTTCTTATGTCTTTCTTTTTAAAGGAGTACGTTTAATTTCACCGCTTAAGGCATCGATCGTTTCTTTATTGGAACCAATCCTCAATCCGATTCTGGTATTCTTTTTTATTGGGGAAACACCATCGCTGATAGCTTTGATTGGGTTTGTAGTTATTTTTTTAGGAATTGGACTAACGATCATCCCGACGAAACGGGTTGACCAAATTGAAGAGTATTAA